The DNA window CACACCAGCCAATTGGCTCGAAGCGATTCCCGTACACGAGGGTTATTGGCCGGTGATCCGCAGTGTCGAACTCCAACTCCTGAAAGCAGCCCTCCACGAGGCGAAAGGCAATAAAACCGAAGCCGCACGGATTCTTGGCATCCAGCGCCGTCTCCTCTACGAAAAGATGAACGAGTTCCAAATTACTTAACCGCGCGAAAAGCACCGATCGCCTCAGAAGTCCGTAACGCGCGGCCGTAGAGCCGGCAGTGCAGAACAAATTCTCCAAAGCGAAGTACCGGGCTGCCATTGATGCCATAAAGATTCGGGCTGAAGCGGCCGAACCCGAATTGCCTTGTGTCTCCGCCATCGGAGAGCTTTCCGTCCACCACAAAGGTGATGAGATTCGGCCCGGCATCGACAATCGCCACCACATGATGACGCTTGGCCGTACTCAAAACTCCCGGGTCACTCTGCCAACGATTCTCCGTACGGCCATCCTGCAGCACGATCTCGACAGCACCGGCCTCGGCAGTCAACAAGGCAAATCCTTTGCCGTCGGCACTCCGGTTGTCCACCAGCACTTGCCCCGGGCGATCGTCGCGCAGATGGAGCTCTACCTCAATCGAAACCCCGGCGCGCGAATGCTCACTCCCATAATCGGCACGGCGGGAGCGGCGCAGGAACACAGGCAACGCCGGAGCAGCCACCGTCTTGGGTGACGCCACATCCAGAATCAACCCGCTTTTCGGCACACTCTTTGCATCGTCCTGCGACCAGAGACCTGCCAGCAAGGTCTTGTCGATCTGATGCACACGAGCCACATCCTTCTGTGTCTCCGTGAGATAGTATTCCCCGCCCTCCTCCACCAGATCGGGATAACTTATGCGGATGAGAGGATCGTCATCGTAAAGAACAATCTCGGGCTGCGACCAACGGATCACCTTGCCCTGAGGAGAGTCCAGCTCCACCCCACCAGACAGCCACACCGGGTTGCGATCTTCATAGGCGATCGTGCGCCGATTCGGGCTCTCGCGAATGAAACGGCCTCCATGGTTGTGAAACCAATAGAGGAATTTTCCGTTCTCGCAGCGCCAGACAAAGTTTGCCGCGCGCGGATGCTTGATGAGCCGCCCATCGGCGTAACGCATGTACTGGGACGGCTCCCAGCTTCGGCCTCCATCGCGGCTATAGGTGAATGCGGAATGGCCATCGATCGTCCGGAACACGCAGAGCATCGATCCATCACTCAGGACCGCAAAAGACTGCTCCTCGGCAAT is part of the Bryobacter aggregatus MPL3 genome and encodes:
- a CDS encoding sialidase family protein, which encodes MRTFLLLFLSCCFALSQTPDWRNILNGSVIPDESYADQPYVVKTKDGAWLMVMTTGSGAEGAGGQHVISARSTDRGRSWEKAVDVEPSSGPEASYAVLLQANSGRVYVFYNHNTDNTRKIIADKPTYKDGFVTRVDSQGHFVFKYSDDNGKSWSSQRYEVPMRDFEIDRQNPYAGRIKFFWNVGKAFAYRGAGYVPVHKVGGFGEGFFTSSEGALLRSANILTERDPNKIEWQTLPDGDLGIRTPKGGGPIAEEQSFAVLSDGSMLCVFRTIDGHSAFTYSRDGGRSWEPSQYMRYADGRLIKHPRAANFVWRCENGKFLYWFHNHGGRFIRESPNRRTIAYEDRNPVWLSGGVELDSPQGKVIRWSQPEIVLYDDDPLIRISYPDLVEEGGEYYLTETQKDVARVHQIDKTLLAGLWSQDDAKSVPKSGLILDVASPKTVAAPALPVFLRRSRRADYGSEHSRAGVSIEVELHLRDDRPGQVLVDNRSADGKGFALLTAEAGAVEIVLQDGRTENRWQSDPGVLSTAKRHHVVAIVDAGPNLITFVVDGKLSDGGDTRQFGFGRFSPNLYGINGSPVLRFGEFVLHCRLYGRALRTSEAIGAFRAVK